A genomic segment from Micropterus dolomieu isolate WLL.071019.BEF.003 ecotype Adirondacks linkage group LG03, ASM2129224v1, whole genome shotgun sequence encodes:
- the pop1 gene encoding ribonucleases P/MRP protein subunit POP1 isoform X1 — MKMSSAKAKIREKKMRNQPSSVQYHPPNVESRSQNGGDTPVTGGGGDDGPSDIRPSTERPKSPYQKGRWVSGHQKDGGGYAKEMPKYITAGAFARARAAEVGVMLKAATNVTGSCHVFGILPRHMRRRAMSHNTKRLPCRLRDVANRMREKSLQCGSKKKKEQAKNKSRKARRRHGNLLLEYNRRQRKNVWLETHIWHAKRFHMVKKWGYCLGDRPTYKCYRPCYRAMSSHCLLQDLSYYCCIELQGAEDKLLASLSQMTSKEAGPTFAAALCLSGRRQGSVVVYRAGQYPSQPLGPVTFLWRPRTQGSTHRQLWIWAHPTIKQDLLFEFQTVCQCEAVLPPAAPVVTPAEVVPTLEPEPKHKTPEAKQRTGTKRKRTVEDASGPPAKKILGDGTRSPTTPVTWKSSSTGIVMNDLTMEMVRYRLIGPLSHCVLAETLEVATDCDEMSKSLPSSFWWPEHCKDTSKMNLHQQQADVFRILKGVYSTGELPPGTVLGLTVDDPRLTLPTKKVKALSCVKQSQEVDEEKRKDLMLQGVAEHCCQSYLWEQSVRDNVTDNKIPEQTLNRMRREVLVPGSRLSPTPLQSRVPILLIHQPGKQVGHEMSTWGAGWDLLLPKGWGMAFWVPLVYRGVRVGGLNMSLKHSQNKGTPHFPHDYPDCPAGVHFQEEQEAELLYKFKRRPPAKRTNYIKHGCLAPFRCPWQQLTEEWELILKEGGEQRKEDGQTQTTTEAATVMEVEMTSHGDIAGRRPQSRVTVLRNIKSLRLLSGWCRPTTSKGQRPWRVGQAPPLDPSAVTSFLRAHGMGLVWVRLSLLSKGKPELHAMVCVPTTEDLQLLKKGPGSSGPQEPPHRDHFKSRIKRKKNGPKKAAKSSSDKTDGNKSDFLSATDPNNTTSETPTSSSGLIFGVWPDPLPSVTSSCSRVTLGWVTQGDFSLSAGCGEALGFVSVAGLLNTLLNQPMEHRGMLLLRNPSSLQYRFTKINIEV, encoded by the exons ATG AAAATGTCTTCAGCTAAAGCGAAGATACGGGAGAAGAAGATGAGGAACCAGCCCTCCAGTGTGCAGTACCACCCTCCCAATGTGGAGAGCAGATCACAGAACGGAGGAGACACCCCGGTCACCG GTggaggtggtgatgatggtcCATCTGACATCCGTCCGTCTACAGAACGGCCAAAGAGCCCTTACCAAAAGGGCAGATGGGTGAGTGGACACCAGAAAGATGGTGGAGGCTACGCCAAGGAGATGCCGAAGTACATCACTG CTGGAGCTTTTGCCAGGGCGAGGGCGGCAGAGGTGGGCGTCATGTTGAAAGCCGCCACCAATGTAACGGGCAGCTGCCATGTCTTTGGAATCCTGCCCAGACACATGAGGAGACGGGCCATGAGCCACAACACAAAGCGGCTCCCCTGCAGACTGAGAGATGTGGCCAACAGAATG cGAGAGAAGAGTCTCCAGTGCGgttcgaagaagaagaaggaacagGCAAAGAACAAGAGCCGCAAGGCCCGCCGCCGGCACGGAAATCTACTGCTGGAGTATAACCGCCGCCAGAGGAAGAACGTGTGGCTGGAGACACACATTTGGCATGCCAAGCGCTTCCACATGGTTAAAAAGTGGGGCTACTGCCTTGGTGACAGACCCACATACAAATGCTACCGACCTTGTTACAGGGCAATGAGCAGCCACTGCCTCTTGCAG GACCTTTCTTACTACTGCTGCATAGAGCTCCAGGGAGCGGAAGACAAGCTGCTGGCTTCTCTGTCACAGATGACCAGCAAGGAGGCCG GTCCTACATTTGCTGCAGCACTGTGTCTATCGGGGCGAAGACAGGGCAGTGTGGTGGTGTACAGAGCGGGACAGTACCCCTCACAGCCCCTGGGCCCTGTCACGTTCCTCTGGAGACCCCGCACTCAGGGGTCAACCCACAGACAGCTGTGGATTTGGGCTCACCCCACTATTAAACAG GACCTTCTCTTTGAGTTTCAAACTGTGTGCCAGTGTGAGGCTGTACTTCCTCCGGCTGCTCCAGTGGTGACACCTGCTGAGGTTGTTCCCACCCTAGAACCAGAGCCAAAGCATAAGACCCCTGAGGCCAAGCAGAGAACTGGAACAAAGAGAAAGCGCACCGTTGAGGATGCCAGTGGACCACCTGCCAAGAAAATCCTGGGCGATGGAACCAGATCTCCCACCACTCCAGTCACCTGGAAGTCCAGCTCAACTGGAATAGTTATGAA TGATCTCACAATGGAGATGGTACGCTATCGCCTGATTGGACCACTGTCCCATTGTGTTCTGGCAGAAACTTTGGAAGTCGCTACAGACTGTGAT GAAATGAGTAAATCCCTGCCCTCTTCCTTCTGGTGGCCTGAGCACTGCAAAGACACGAGCAAGATGAATCTGCATCAACAACAAGCTGATGTCTTTCGCATACTGAAAg GTGTCTATTCGACTGGAGAGCTCCCTCCAGGCACAGTGCTGGGTCTGACTGTAGATGACCCCAGGCTGACTTTACCAACAAAGAAGGTTAAAGCATTGTCCTGTGTAAAGCAGTCACAAG AGGTGGAcgaagagaagaggaaggacCTGATGTTGCAAGGAGTGGCAGAACACTGCTGTCAGAGTTACCTGTGGGAGCAGTCTGTCCGGGACAACGTCACTGATAACAAGATACCAGAGCAG ACGTTGAACCGTATGAGACGTGAGGTGCTAGTGCCGGGGTCCAGGCTAAGCCCCACTCCCCTGCAGAGCCGAGTCCCCATCCTGCTGATTCACCAGCCTGGCAAGCAGGTGGGACATGAGATGAGCACCTGGGGTGCTGGATGGGACCTGCTGCTTCCTAAAGGATGGGGCATGGCCTTTTGGGTCCCACTG GTTTACAGAGGAGTTCGCGTTGGAGGGCTGAACATGAGCCTGAAACACTCTCAGAATAAAGGAACCCCCCACTTCCCCCATGATTACCCAGACTGCCCTGCAGGCGTTCACTtccaggaggagcaggaggcagAACTCCTGTACAAGTTTAAAAG GCGTCCGCCCGCCAAAAGGACCAATTACATAAAACACGGCTGTCTGGCTCCGTTCCGTTGCCCATGGCAACAGTTGACCGAGGAGTGGGAGCTTATCttgaaggaaggaggagagcagaggaaagaagACGGCCAGACCCAAACCACAACAGAAGCCGCCACGGTGATGGAGGTAGAGATGACATCACATGGAGACATCGCTGGAAGAAGGCCTCAGAGCCGCGTCACTGTACTGAG GAACATAAAGTCTCTGAGGCTGCTCTCTGGTTGGTGCAGACCCACAACGTCCAAAGGTCAGAGGCCGTGGCGTGTTGGGCAGGCGCCGCCTCTCGACCCTTCAGCTGTGACATCGTTTCTCAGAGCACATGGGATGGGTCTGGTGTGGGTGCGTCTGTCACTGCTGTCCAAGGGTAAACCAGAACTCCACGCCATGGTGTGTGTGCCAACCACAGAGGACCTACAGCTTCTGAAGAAAGGTCCCGGGAGCAGCGGCCCCCAGGAGCCCCCACACAGAGACCACTTTAAAAGCAGGATTAAACGCAAAAAGAACGGCCCCAAGAAAGCTGCGAAATCCTCTTCTGATAAGACTGATGGCAACAAGTCAGACTTTCTTTCTGCCACTGATCCAAACAACACCACATCTGAAACCCCCACGTCATCCTCAGGACTCATCTTCGGCGTGTGGCCGGATCCTCTTCCGAGCGTCACCTCTTCCTGCTCCCGGGTGACTCTAGGCTGGGTCACTCAGGGTGACTTCTCCCTGTCTGCAGGCTGTGGGGAGGCTCTGGGGTTTGTCAGCGTTGCCGGTCTCCTTAACACCCTCCTCAACCAGCCAATGGAACACAGAGGAATGTTGCTGCTGCGCAACCCCTCCTCCCTGCAGTACCGCTTTACTAAAATCAACATAGAAGTCTGA
- the pop1 gene encoding ribonucleases P/MRP protein subunit POP1 isoform X3: MKMSSAKAKIREKKMRNQPSSVQYHPPNVESRSQNGGDTPVTERPKSPYQKGRWVSGHQKDGGGYAKEMPKYITAGAFARARAAEVGVMLKAATNVTGSCHVFGILPRHMRRRAMSHNTKRLPCRLRDVANRMREKSLQCGSKKKKEQAKNKSRKARRRHGNLLLEYNRRQRKNVWLETHIWHAKRFHMVKKWGYCLGDRPTYKCYRPCYRAMSSHCLLQDLSYYCCIELQGAEDKLLASLSQMTSKEAGPTFAAALCLSGRRQGSVVVYRAGQYPSQPLGPVTFLWRPRTQGSTHRQLWIWAHPTIKQDLLFEFQTVCQCEAVLPPAAPVVTPAEVVPTLEPEPKHKTPEAKQRTGTKRKRTVEDASGPPAKKILGDGTRSPTTPVTWKSSSTGIVMNDLTMEMVRYRLIGPLSHCVLAETLEVATDCDEMSKSLPSSFWWPEHCKDTSKMNLHQQQADVFRILKGVYSTGELPPGTVLGLTVDDPRLTLPTKKVKALSCVKQSQEVDEEKRKDLMLQGVAEHCCQSYLWEQSVRDNVTDNKIPEQTLNRMRREVLVPGSRLSPTPLQSRVPILLIHQPGKQVGHEMSTWGAGWDLLLPKGWGMAFWVPLVYRGVRVGGLNMSLKHSQNKGTPHFPHDYPDCPAGVHFQEEQEAELLYKFKRRPPAKRTNYIKHGCLAPFRCPWQQLTEEWELILKEGGEQRKEDGQTQTTTEAATVMEVEMTSHGDIAGRRPQSRVTVLRNIKSLRLLSGWCRPTTSKGQRPWRVGQAPPLDPSAVTSFLRAHGMGLVWVRLSLLSKGKPELHAMVCVPTTEDLQLLKKGPGSSGPQEPPHRDHFKSRIKRKKNGPKKAAKSSSDKTDGNKSDFLSATDPNNTTSETPTSSSGLIFGVWPDPLPSVTSSCSRVTLGWVTQGDFSLSAGCGEALGFVSVAGLLNTLLNQPMEHRGMLLLRNPSSLQYRFTKINIEV; encoded by the exons ATG AAAATGTCTTCAGCTAAAGCGAAGATACGGGAGAAGAAGATGAGGAACCAGCCCTCCAGTGTGCAGTACCACCCTCCCAATGTGGAGAGCAGATCACAGAACGGAGGAGACACCCCGGTCACCG AACGGCCAAAGAGCCCTTACCAAAAGGGCAGATGGGTGAGTGGACACCAGAAAGATGGTGGAGGCTACGCCAAGGAGATGCCGAAGTACATCACTG CTGGAGCTTTTGCCAGGGCGAGGGCGGCAGAGGTGGGCGTCATGTTGAAAGCCGCCACCAATGTAACGGGCAGCTGCCATGTCTTTGGAATCCTGCCCAGACACATGAGGAGACGGGCCATGAGCCACAACACAAAGCGGCTCCCCTGCAGACTGAGAGATGTGGCCAACAGAATG cGAGAGAAGAGTCTCCAGTGCGgttcgaagaagaagaaggaacagGCAAAGAACAAGAGCCGCAAGGCCCGCCGCCGGCACGGAAATCTACTGCTGGAGTATAACCGCCGCCAGAGGAAGAACGTGTGGCTGGAGACACACATTTGGCATGCCAAGCGCTTCCACATGGTTAAAAAGTGGGGCTACTGCCTTGGTGACAGACCCACATACAAATGCTACCGACCTTGTTACAGGGCAATGAGCAGCCACTGCCTCTTGCAG GACCTTTCTTACTACTGCTGCATAGAGCTCCAGGGAGCGGAAGACAAGCTGCTGGCTTCTCTGTCACAGATGACCAGCAAGGAGGCCG GTCCTACATTTGCTGCAGCACTGTGTCTATCGGGGCGAAGACAGGGCAGTGTGGTGGTGTACAGAGCGGGACAGTACCCCTCACAGCCCCTGGGCCCTGTCACGTTCCTCTGGAGACCCCGCACTCAGGGGTCAACCCACAGACAGCTGTGGATTTGGGCTCACCCCACTATTAAACAG GACCTTCTCTTTGAGTTTCAAACTGTGTGCCAGTGTGAGGCTGTACTTCCTCCGGCTGCTCCAGTGGTGACACCTGCTGAGGTTGTTCCCACCCTAGAACCAGAGCCAAAGCATAAGACCCCTGAGGCCAAGCAGAGAACTGGAACAAAGAGAAAGCGCACCGTTGAGGATGCCAGTGGACCACCTGCCAAGAAAATCCTGGGCGATGGAACCAGATCTCCCACCACTCCAGTCACCTGGAAGTCCAGCTCAACTGGAATAGTTATGAA TGATCTCACAATGGAGATGGTACGCTATCGCCTGATTGGACCACTGTCCCATTGTGTTCTGGCAGAAACTTTGGAAGTCGCTACAGACTGTGAT GAAATGAGTAAATCCCTGCCCTCTTCCTTCTGGTGGCCTGAGCACTGCAAAGACACGAGCAAGATGAATCTGCATCAACAACAAGCTGATGTCTTTCGCATACTGAAAg GTGTCTATTCGACTGGAGAGCTCCCTCCAGGCACAGTGCTGGGTCTGACTGTAGATGACCCCAGGCTGACTTTACCAACAAAGAAGGTTAAAGCATTGTCCTGTGTAAAGCAGTCACAAG AGGTGGAcgaagagaagaggaaggacCTGATGTTGCAAGGAGTGGCAGAACACTGCTGTCAGAGTTACCTGTGGGAGCAGTCTGTCCGGGACAACGTCACTGATAACAAGATACCAGAGCAG ACGTTGAACCGTATGAGACGTGAGGTGCTAGTGCCGGGGTCCAGGCTAAGCCCCACTCCCCTGCAGAGCCGAGTCCCCATCCTGCTGATTCACCAGCCTGGCAAGCAGGTGGGACATGAGATGAGCACCTGGGGTGCTGGATGGGACCTGCTGCTTCCTAAAGGATGGGGCATGGCCTTTTGGGTCCCACTG GTTTACAGAGGAGTTCGCGTTGGAGGGCTGAACATGAGCCTGAAACACTCTCAGAATAAAGGAACCCCCCACTTCCCCCATGATTACCCAGACTGCCCTGCAGGCGTTCACTtccaggaggagcaggaggcagAACTCCTGTACAAGTTTAAAAG GCGTCCGCCCGCCAAAAGGACCAATTACATAAAACACGGCTGTCTGGCTCCGTTCCGTTGCCCATGGCAACAGTTGACCGAGGAGTGGGAGCTTATCttgaaggaaggaggagagcagaggaaagaagACGGCCAGACCCAAACCACAACAGAAGCCGCCACGGTGATGGAGGTAGAGATGACATCACATGGAGACATCGCTGGAAGAAGGCCTCAGAGCCGCGTCACTGTACTGAG GAACATAAAGTCTCTGAGGCTGCTCTCTGGTTGGTGCAGACCCACAACGTCCAAAGGTCAGAGGCCGTGGCGTGTTGGGCAGGCGCCGCCTCTCGACCCTTCAGCTGTGACATCGTTTCTCAGAGCACATGGGATGGGTCTGGTGTGGGTGCGTCTGTCACTGCTGTCCAAGGGTAAACCAGAACTCCACGCCATGGTGTGTGTGCCAACCACAGAGGACCTACAGCTTCTGAAGAAAGGTCCCGGGAGCAGCGGCCCCCAGGAGCCCCCACACAGAGACCACTTTAAAAGCAGGATTAAACGCAAAAAGAACGGCCCCAAGAAAGCTGCGAAATCCTCTTCTGATAAGACTGATGGCAACAAGTCAGACTTTCTTTCTGCCACTGATCCAAACAACACCACATCTGAAACCCCCACGTCATCCTCAGGACTCATCTTCGGCGTGTGGCCGGATCCTCTTCCGAGCGTCACCTCTTCCTGCTCCCGGGTGACTCTAGGCTGGGTCACTCAGGGTGACTTCTCCCTGTCTGCAGGCTGTGGGGAGGCTCTGGGGTTTGTCAGCGTTGCCGGTCTCCTTAACACCCTCCTCAACCAGCCAATGGAACACAGAGGAATGTTGCTGCTGCGCAACCCCTCCTCCCTGCAGTACCGCTTTACTAAAATCAACATAGAAGTCTGA
- the pop1 gene encoding ribonucleases P/MRP protein subunit POP1 isoform X4 → MSSAKAKIREKKMRNQPSSVQYHPPNVESRSQNGGDTPVTERPKSPYQKGRWVSGHQKDGGGYAKEMPKYITAGAFARARAAEVGVMLKAATNVTGSCHVFGILPRHMRRRAMSHNTKRLPCRLRDVANRMREKSLQCGSKKKKEQAKNKSRKARRRHGNLLLEYNRRQRKNVWLETHIWHAKRFHMVKKWGYCLGDRPTYKCYRPCYRAMSSHCLLQDLSYYCCIELQGAEDKLLASLSQMTSKEAGPTFAAALCLSGRRQGSVVVYRAGQYPSQPLGPVTFLWRPRTQGSTHRQLWIWAHPTIKQDLLFEFQTVCQCEAVLPPAAPVVTPAEVVPTLEPEPKHKTPEAKQRTGTKRKRTVEDASGPPAKKILGDGTRSPTTPVTWKSSSTGIVMNDLTMEMVRYRLIGPLSHCVLAETLEVATDCDEMSKSLPSSFWWPEHCKDTSKMNLHQQQADVFRILKGVYSTGELPPGTVLGLTVDDPRLTLPTKKVKALSCVKQSQEVDEEKRKDLMLQGVAEHCCQSYLWEQSVRDNVTDNKIPEQTLNRMRREVLVPGSRLSPTPLQSRVPILLIHQPGKQVGHEMSTWGAGWDLLLPKGWGMAFWVPLVYRGVRVGGLNMSLKHSQNKGTPHFPHDYPDCPAGVHFQEEQEAELLYKFKRRPPAKRTNYIKHGCLAPFRCPWQQLTEEWELILKEGGEQRKEDGQTQTTTEAATVMEVEMTSHGDIAGRRPQSRVTVLRNIKSLRLLSGWCRPTTSKGQRPWRVGQAPPLDPSAVTSFLRAHGMGLVWVRLSLLSKGKPELHAMVCVPTTEDLQLLKKGPGSSGPQEPPHRDHFKSRIKRKKNGPKKAAKSSSDKTDGNKSDFLSATDPNNTTSETPTSSSGLIFGVWPDPLPSVTSSCSRVTLGWVTQGDFSLSAGCGEALGFVSVAGLLNTLLNQPMEHRGMLLLRNPSSLQYRFTKINIEV, encoded by the exons ATGTCTTCAGCTAAAGCGAAGATACGGGAGAAGAAGATGAGGAACCAGCCCTCCAGTGTGCAGTACCACCCTCCCAATGTGGAGAGCAGATCACAGAACGGAGGAGACACCCCGGTCACCG AACGGCCAAAGAGCCCTTACCAAAAGGGCAGATGGGTGAGTGGACACCAGAAAGATGGTGGAGGCTACGCCAAGGAGATGCCGAAGTACATCACTG CTGGAGCTTTTGCCAGGGCGAGGGCGGCAGAGGTGGGCGTCATGTTGAAAGCCGCCACCAATGTAACGGGCAGCTGCCATGTCTTTGGAATCCTGCCCAGACACATGAGGAGACGGGCCATGAGCCACAACACAAAGCGGCTCCCCTGCAGACTGAGAGATGTGGCCAACAGAATG cGAGAGAAGAGTCTCCAGTGCGgttcgaagaagaagaaggaacagGCAAAGAACAAGAGCCGCAAGGCCCGCCGCCGGCACGGAAATCTACTGCTGGAGTATAACCGCCGCCAGAGGAAGAACGTGTGGCTGGAGACACACATTTGGCATGCCAAGCGCTTCCACATGGTTAAAAAGTGGGGCTACTGCCTTGGTGACAGACCCACATACAAATGCTACCGACCTTGTTACAGGGCAATGAGCAGCCACTGCCTCTTGCAG GACCTTTCTTACTACTGCTGCATAGAGCTCCAGGGAGCGGAAGACAAGCTGCTGGCTTCTCTGTCACAGATGACCAGCAAGGAGGCCG GTCCTACATTTGCTGCAGCACTGTGTCTATCGGGGCGAAGACAGGGCAGTGTGGTGGTGTACAGAGCGGGACAGTACCCCTCACAGCCCCTGGGCCCTGTCACGTTCCTCTGGAGACCCCGCACTCAGGGGTCAACCCACAGACAGCTGTGGATTTGGGCTCACCCCACTATTAAACAG GACCTTCTCTTTGAGTTTCAAACTGTGTGCCAGTGTGAGGCTGTACTTCCTCCGGCTGCTCCAGTGGTGACACCTGCTGAGGTTGTTCCCACCCTAGAACCAGAGCCAAAGCATAAGACCCCTGAGGCCAAGCAGAGAACTGGAACAAAGAGAAAGCGCACCGTTGAGGATGCCAGTGGACCACCTGCCAAGAAAATCCTGGGCGATGGAACCAGATCTCCCACCACTCCAGTCACCTGGAAGTCCAGCTCAACTGGAATAGTTATGAA TGATCTCACAATGGAGATGGTACGCTATCGCCTGATTGGACCACTGTCCCATTGTGTTCTGGCAGAAACTTTGGAAGTCGCTACAGACTGTGAT GAAATGAGTAAATCCCTGCCCTCTTCCTTCTGGTGGCCTGAGCACTGCAAAGACACGAGCAAGATGAATCTGCATCAACAACAAGCTGATGTCTTTCGCATACTGAAAg GTGTCTATTCGACTGGAGAGCTCCCTCCAGGCACAGTGCTGGGTCTGACTGTAGATGACCCCAGGCTGACTTTACCAACAAAGAAGGTTAAAGCATTGTCCTGTGTAAAGCAGTCACAAG AGGTGGAcgaagagaagaggaaggacCTGATGTTGCAAGGAGTGGCAGAACACTGCTGTCAGAGTTACCTGTGGGAGCAGTCTGTCCGGGACAACGTCACTGATAACAAGATACCAGAGCAG ACGTTGAACCGTATGAGACGTGAGGTGCTAGTGCCGGGGTCCAGGCTAAGCCCCACTCCCCTGCAGAGCCGAGTCCCCATCCTGCTGATTCACCAGCCTGGCAAGCAGGTGGGACATGAGATGAGCACCTGGGGTGCTGGATGGGACCTGCTGCTTCCTAAAGGATGGGGCATGGCCTTTTGGGTCCCACTG GTTTACAGAGGAGTTCGCGTTGGAGGGCTGAACATGAGCCTGAAACACTCTCAGAATAAAGGAACCCCCCACTTCCCCCATGATTACCCAGACTGCCCTGCAGGCGTTCACTtccaggaggagcaggaggcagAACTCCTGTACAAGTTTAAAAG GCGTCCGCCCGCCAAAAGGACCAATTACATAAAACACGGCTGTCTGGCTCCGTTCCGTTGCCCATGGCAACAGTTGACCGAGGAGTGGGAGCTTATCttgaaggaaggaggagagcagaggaaagaagACGGCCAGACCCAAACCACAACAGAAGCCGCCACGGTGATGGAGGTAGAGATGACATCACATGGAGACATCGCTGGAAGAAGGCCTCAGAGCCGCGTCACTGTACTGAG GAACATAAAGTCTCTGAGGCTGCTCTCTGGTTGGTGCAGACCCACAACGTCCAAAGGTCAGAGGCCGTGGCGTGTTGGGCAGGCGCCGCCTCTCGACCCTTCAGCTGTGACATCGTTTCTCAGAGCACATGGGATGGGTCTGGTGTGGGTGCGTCTGTCACTGCTGTCCAAGGGTAAACCAGAACTCCACGCCATGGTGTGTGTGCCAACCACAGAGGACCTACAGCTTCTGAAGAAAGGTCCCGGGAGCAGCGGCCCCCAGGAGCCCCCACACAGAGACCACTTTAAAAGCAGGATTAAACGCAAAAAGAACGGCCCCAAGAAAGCTGCGAAATCCTCTTCTGATAAGACTGATGGCAACAAGTCAGACTTTCTTTCTGCCACTGATCCAAACAACACCACATCTGAAACCCCCACGTCATCCTCAGGACTCATCTTCGGCGTGTGGCCGGATCCTCTTCCGAGCGTCACCTCTTCCTGCTCCCGGGTGACTCTAGGCTGGGTCACTCAGGGTGACTTCTCCCTGTCTGCAGGCTGTGGGGAGGCTCTGGGGTTTGTCAGCGTTGCCGGTCTCCTTAACACCCTCCTCAACCAGCCAATGGAACACAGAGGAATGTTGCTGCTGCGCAACCCCTCCTCCCTGCAGTACCGCTTTACTAAAATCAACATAGAAGTCTGA